A region from the Bubalus kerabau isolate K-KA32 ecotype Philippines breed swamp buffalo chromosome 23, PCC_UOA_SB_1v2, whole genome shotgun sequence genome encodes:
- the APOBR gene encoding apolipoprotein B receptor → MATNGFSFYHGLQLPETNMATQLPQTESLSTFVSYLIGDEVPTVERKEACAAEELREVAAGRPLGKVEEEAQEALEGLGGSQSKEDGGLRQPGETGRCWEESSATEQTRGGGEGSSCGSQAERQDTEDWEAAKAIRCQDSGIPVEARKKSEAGSEAGQDRRSQALEIQEHDEQEVKREETLGTREREEEEVRAAESVVVGGVESEQTWHKKPEGKAGADGHKVAGDGKESEQVVSEAAAEEIQGPGAKGAGREEGVPVVRCGRSTRAQGTQEPGAESEDGEALGREEADLPGVEETEYGAVPGERIPEGTGRVWALEETSKRDQEEEEVDENRETEASLFPEQTQVLGTGTVEEEAKGQAAGREAEEGPRSVGEVREGFEGQADRAEEEAVGRQDSEVKAGQASLKEVVQTEEAEEQKKESCSAAEAEVPQDKVANEAKGDADLEATPEARPEQFNGESGEEETQTGDEALEGEWGGLEHEVTEGQEPELMGGPQTTAEQLEEGPVGKEELRSILAPSREETGRSLQEYPRHVGHVKPNSSVAEAWENRKKDVERDDAQEEKGDAEEGEEEATRGQASVVEAGGGQELARPAIPEAGGEWMEAKEAWHGAEEGEAPGAENQERGTRLGAEAGTSQFLGESDTRETQEEEVEAPGPCEEDRASRKGWRLEAEASSPQSSEGPEANSLAVKMVEDKAALEGGALGPGEGPEREAGDAFGRGWDLEGREEAHRGEELVEAAEGEKRRGQEFGLEGSAEEEVPGRGSQAEALEATLEGEPEGEPVGLGESAGAEGICGVDDFPSGSQALRAEGICGVDDFPLGSQALRAEDLPGGQALWEGETGGWRVREQGQSGEAQHGNQHPEEGKTQRPLDVEDAGVTGGQKAEATETDPGGLEGVQGLEGVQGLECVQGQEDQSTNEDPVEAGPGPQREADGSAGQDAHGKWGEALLPGSRLDVSVSRSRVFLSRSSSQRRSRPSFRRTLVPEPPEGPPSTPPEEEPSAPEQRIQPEHPPEPRPPRPEGTPLPARRSPLGQGFGLAHPGMMQELRARLGQPKPQ, encoded by the exons ATGGCTACCAACGGCTTCAGCTTCTATCACGGCCTGCAACTGCCAGAAACAAATATGGCCACACAGCTACCCCAGACT GAGTCTCTCAGCACCTTTGTTTCCTACCTTATAGGAGATGAAGTCCCCACTGTAGAGAGGAAGGAGGCATGTGCAGCTGAGGAACTGAGGGAGGTGGCTGCAGGAAGGCCCCTGGGGAAGGTGGAAGAGGAAGCCCAGGAGGCCCTGGAGGGTCTTGGAGGCAGTCAAAGCAAGGAGGATGGAGGGCTGAGACAGCCTGGAGAGACTGGAAGATGCTGGGAGGAAAGCTCAGCTACAGAACAGACCCggggtgggggagaaggcagCTCTTGTGGGTCTCAAGCTGAGAGGCAGGACACTGAGGACTGGGAGGCAGCCAAAGCCATCAGATGCCAGGATTCAGGTATCCCCGTGGAGGCCAGAAAGAAGTCTGAGGCAGGGTCTGAGGCTGGTCAAGATAGGAGGAGCCAAGCTCTGGAGATCCAGGAGCATGATgagcaggaagtgaagagagaGGAGACACTGGGAACACGGGAACGGGAGGAGGAAGAGGTCAGGGCAGCAGAGTCagtggtggtgggaggggtggAGTCAGAGCAGACCTGGCACAAGAAGCCTGAGGGGAAGGCCGGTGCTGACGGGCACAAGGTGGCAGGGGATGGCAAGGAGTCAGAGCAGGTGGTCAGTGAGGCAGCCGCAGAGGAGATCCAGGGCCCTGGGGCCAAAGGGgctgggagggaagaaggggtgcCAGTGGTCAGGTGTGGCCGAAGCACAAGGGCACAGGGGACGCAGGAGCCAGGGGCAGAATCTGAGGATGGGGAAGCCTtgggcagggaggaggctgaCCTCCCAGGAGTCGAGGAGACAGAATATGGGGCAGTCCCAGGAGAAAGGATCCCAGAGGGTACTGGGAGAGTCTGGGCCCTAGAGGAGACCTCCAAGAgagaccaggaggaggaggaggtggatgaGAACAGAGAGACAGAAGCAAGCCTGTTCCCTGAACAGACCCAGGTCCTAGGAACCGGGACAGTGGAAGAAGAAGCCAAAGGCCAGGCAGCAGGGAGGGAGGCTGAGGAAGGTCCGAGGTCAGTGGGGGAGGTAAGGGAGGGCTTTGAGGGCCAGGCAGATCGGGCTGAGGAAGAGGCCGTGGGGAGGCAAGACTCAGAGGTCAAGGCTGGTCAAGCCAGTCTCAAGGAGGTAGTACAAACAGAGGAGGCTGAGGAGCAGAAGAAGGAGAGTTGCTCGGCCGCAGAGGCTGAGGTGCCCCAGGACAAAGTAGCCAATGAGGCTAAAGGGGATGCTGACTTGGAGGCAACCCCAGAGGCCAGGCCCGAGCAGTTCAATGGGGAGAGCGGGGAGGAAGAGACTCAGACAGGGGATGAAGCACTGGAGGGGGAGTGGGGTGGCCTTGAGCACGAGGTCACTGAAGGCCAAGAACCGGAGCTGATGGGAGGCCCGCAGACCACAGCAGAGCAACTTGAGGAAGGGCCAGTGGGTAAAGAAGAGCTCCGGAGCATTCTAGCCCCAAGCAGAGAGGAGACAGGGAGGAGCCTGCAGGAATATCCCAGGCACGTGGGGCATGTGAAGCCTAACAGCTCTGTGGCCGAAGcctgggaaaacagaaaaaaggatgTGGAGAGAGATGATGCCCAGGAGGAAAAAGGAGATGCtgaagagggggaggaggaggctaCAAGAGGCCAGGCATCAGTGGTGGAGGCTGGAGGAGGCCAAGAGTTGGCACGGCCAGCGATCCCAGAGGCAGGTGGGGAGTGGATGGAAGcaaaggaggcctggcatggagcAGAGGAGGGAGAGGCCCCGGGAGCGGAGAACCAGGAGCGGGGCACAAGGCTCGGGGCAGAGGCAGGGACCAGCCAGTTCCTGGGAGAGTCGGACACCAGAGAAACCCAGGAGGAAGAGGTAGAGGCCCCTGGGCCCTGCGAGGAGGACAGAGCCTCCAGGAAAGGCTggaggctggaggcagaggcTTCGAGCCCCCAGAGCAGCGAGGGACCGGAGGCAAATTCTTTGGCTGTCAAGATGGTGGAGGATAAGGCAGCTTTGGAAGGAGGGGCCCTTGGGCCTGGGGAAGGGCCTGAAAGAGAGGCTGGAGATGCCTTTGGGAGAGGCTGGGAtttggaagggagagaggaagctcACAGAGGTGAAGAGCTGGTGGAGGCtgcagagggagagaagagaagggggcaggagtTTGGCCTGGAGGGCTCAGCTGAGGAGGAGGTGCCTGGCCGAGGTAGCCAAGCAGAGGCCCTTGAGGCTACCCTGGAGGGTGAGCCAGAGGGAGAGCCGGTGGGGCTGGGGGAATCAGCAGGGGCAGAAGGAATCTGTGGGGTGGATGACTTTCCCTCGGGCTCGCAGGCgctgagggcagaaggaatcTGTGGGGTGGATGACTTTCCCTTGGGCTCGCAGGCGCTGAGGGCAGAGGACCTCCCGGGAGGGCAGGCACTGTGGGAAGGAGAGACTGGGGGATGGCGAGTGAGGGAGCAGGGGCAGAGTGGTGAGGCGCAGCATGGGAACCAGCACCCTGAGGAGGGAAAAACACAAAGGCCCCTTGACGTGGAGGATGCCGGGGTGACTGGAGGCCAAAAGGCAGAGGCCACGGAGACTGATCCAGGAGGCCTGGAGGGTGTCCAAGGCCTGGAGGGTGTCCAAGGCCTGGAGTGTGTCCAAGGCCAGGAGGACCAGTCGACCAATGAGGACCCTGTGGAGGCTGGGCCTGGACCACAAAGGGAGGCTGACGGGAGTGCTGGACAGGATGCTCACGGCAAGTGGGGTGAG GCCCTGCTCCCCGGGTCCCGCCTGGACGTCTCTGTCTCGAGGAGCCGAGTATTCCTGTCCCGCAGCTCCTCGCAGCGCCGCTCCCGGCCCTCTTTCCGACGGACCCTGGTCCCTGAGCCACCCGAGGGGCCTCCCAGCACTCCACCTGAGGAGGAGCCATCAGCCCCAGAGCAGAGAATCCAGCCAGAGCATCCGCCGGAGCCAAGGCCCCCCAGGCCTGAAGGGACTCCACTGCCGGCCAGGAGAAGTCCCTTGGGACAGGG GTTTGGCCTGGCACACCCAGGCATGATGCAGGAACTGCGAGCCCGGCTGGGCCAGCCAAAGCCCCAGTGA
- the IL27 gene encoding interleukin-27 subunit alpha, which yields MGQTAGNLGWRLSLLLLFLLLARAGVWGFPRPPGRPPLSLQELQREFKVSLHLARKLLSAVRVQAHHFAESHLPGVNLDLLPLGEQLPNVSTTFQAWRGLSDPERLCFLSLTLRPFHTLLGGLGKQEFWTSSERMQLQATRLDLRDLQQHLRFQVLAAGFNLPEEHENEEEKRLLPGALGAPLQISAQVSWSRFLYTYRLLHSLELVLSRTVRDLLLLSRAGNSVQALGFPTPSSQP from the exons ATGGGCCAGACGGCAGGCAACCTTGGCTGGC ggctcagccttttGCTGCTCTTCTTGCTTCTGGCTCGAGCTGGTGTCTGGGGATTCCCGAGGCCCCCAGGGAGGCCCCCCCTGAGCCTGCAGGAGTTGCAGAGGGAGTTCAAGGTCAGCCTGCATCTCGCCAGGAAGCTGCTCTCTGCGGTTCGGGTCCAGGCTCATCACTTT GCTGAATCTCACCTGCCAGGAGTGAACCTCGACCTCTTGCCCCTGGGAGAGCAGCTCCCCAACGTTTCCACGACCTTCCAGGCCTGGCGTGGCCTCTCT GACCCAGAACGACTCTGCTTCCTCTCCCTGACACTTCGTCCCTTCCATACCCTGTTGGGAGGGCTGGGGAAACAGGAGTTCTGGACCAGTTCAGAGAGGATGCAACTGCAGGCCACGAGGTTGGATCTCCGAGATTTGCAGCAGCATCTCCGCTTCCAG GTGCTGGCTGCAGGATTCAACCTTCCTGAAGAGCATGAGAATGAGGAGGAAAAAAGACTGCTTCCAGGGGCTCTGGGCGCCCCCTTGCAGATATCTGCCCAGGTATCCTGGTCCCGGTTCCTCTACACTTACCGGTTGCTACACTCCTTGGAACTTGTCTTGTCTCGGACCGTGCGGGACTTGCTGCTGCTCTCCCGGGCCGGGAACTCAGTCCAGGCCTTGGGGTTCCCCACACCCAGTTCCCAGCCCTGA